The Mycobacterium seoulense genome has a window encoding:
- a CDS encoding prolyl oligopeptidase family serine peptidase, with amino-acid sequence MTSQAPQAPEDDGDPYLWLEDVTGDEALDWVRARNEPTLATFCDADFERMRAEALEVLDTDARIPYVVRRGGYLYNFWRDAANPRGRWRRTTLDSYRSDSPEWDVLIDTDELGRTDDTNWVWAGAGVIEPEYTRALVALSRGGSDASVVREFDMATREFVADGFALPEAKSQLAWVDADTVLVGTDFGDGSLTDSGYPRVIKRWRRGTPLADAETVFQGARTDVRVSASVDRTPGFERTLLARALDFWNEEVYELRGLPENPELIRIDAPTDASLSIHREWLLIELRTDWFYGADSYPAGALLAADYNEFLSGTAELTVVFEPDEHTALNHYAWTRDRLLLVTLADVASRVEIVTPPSRDDPSPASGRCPQRPASPSRTWRREPVAGIPAATNTVVVAADDTGDEFFLDSSGFVTPSRLLRGTGDGPLEQVKSAPSFFDAESLAVAQHFVASQDGTQVPYFVVRPADAKGPGPTMLYGYGGFESANTPGYSGVLGRLWLARGGTYVLANIRGGGEYGPGWHTQAMREGRHKVAEDFAAVATDLVNRGITTVDQLGAQGGSNGGLLMGIMLTQYPERFGALVCSVPLLDMKRYHLLLAGASWMAEYGDPDNPQDWAFISEYSPYQNISATRHYPPVLMTTSTRDDRVHPGHARKMTAALEAAGHPVYYYENIEGGHAGAADNQQVAFKSALTYSFLWRMLGRPASGP; translated from the coding sequence ATGACATCGCAGGCCCCCCAAGCCCCCGAAGACGACGGCGATCCTTACCTGTGGCTCGAGGACGTCACCGGCGACGAGGCGCTGGACTGGGTGCGAGCCCGTAACGAACCGACGCTGGCGACGTTTTGCGACGCGGACTTCGAGCGGATGCGCGCCGAGGCGCTCGAGGTGCTCGACACCGACGCGCGCATTCCGTACGTCGTCCGCCGCGGCGGGTACCTCTACAACTTCTGGCGCGACGCCGCCAACCCGCGCGGGCGGTGGCGGCGCACCACGCTGGACAGCTATCGCAGCGACTCCCCCGAGTGGGACGTGCTGATCGACACAGATGAGCTCGGTCGCACCGACGACACGAACTGGGTGTGGGCCGGGGCCGGCGTCATCGAACCCGAGTACACGCGCGCCCTGGTCGCGCTGTCCAGGGGCGGCTCGGACGCCTCGGTCGTACGCGAATTCGACATGGCGACACGCGAATTCGTCGCCGACGGGTTCGCGCTGCCGGAGGCCAAGTCGCAGCTGGCCTGGGTGGACGCCGACACCGTGCTGGTGGGCACGGACTTCGGCGACGGCTCGCTCACCGACTCGGGCTATCCGCGGGTGATCAAGCGGTGGCGCCGGGGCACCCCGCTCGCCGACGCGGAAACCGTGTTCCAGGGTGCCCGCACCGACGTCCGGGTGTCCGCCTCGGTGGATCGCACCCCCGGCTTCGAGCGCACCCTGCTCGCGCGCGCCCTCGACTTCTGGAACGAAGAGGTCTACGAACTGCGCGGGCTCCCGGAAAACCCGGAGCTGATCCGGATCGACGCGCCCACCGACGCGAGCTTGTCGATACACCGCGAGTGGCTCCTGATCGAGTTGCGCACCGACTGGTTCTACGGCGCCGACAGCTATCCCGCCGGCGCGCTGCTGGCCGCCGACTACAACGAATTTCTATCGGGCACAGCCGAATTGACCGTGGTGTTCGAGCCCGACGAGCACACGGCGCTGAATCACTACGCGTGGACGCGCGACCGCCTGCTGCTGGTCACCCTGGCCGACGTGGCGAGCCGGGTGGAGATCGTCACGCCGCCCTCGCGTGACGACCCGTCCCCCGCAAGCGGGAGGTGCCCCCAGCGCCCGGCTTCGCCCTCGCGCACCTGGCGGCGCGAGCCGGTCGCCGGCATCCCGGCGGCGACCAACACCGTCGTCGTCGCCGCCGACGACACCGGCGACGAGTTCTTCCTCGACTCCAGCGGCTTCGTCACCCCCTCGCGGCTGCTGCGCGGCACCGGCGACGGGCCACTGGAACAGGTCAAGTCCGCACCGTCGTTCTTCGACGCCGAAAGCCTGGCGGTGGCACAGCATTTCGTGGCCTCGCAGGACGGCACGCAGGTCCCCTACTTCGTGGTGCGGCCCGCCGACGCGAAGGGTCCCGGGCCGACCATGCTGTACGGCTACGGCGGCTTCGAGTCCGCCAACACCCCCGGCTACAGCGGTGTGCTCGGCCGGCTGTGGCTGGCCCGCGGCGGCACCTACGTGCTGGCCAATATCCGTGGGGGCGGCGAGTACGGGCCCGGCTGGCACACCCAGGCGATGCGTGAGGGCCGGCACAAGGTGGCCGAGGACTTCGCCGCCGTGGCAACCGATCTGGTGAACCGCGGGATCACGACCGTCGACCAGCTCGGCGCGCAGGGCGGCAGCAACGGCGGCCTGCTCATGGGCATCATGCTGACCCAGTACCCGGAGCGCTTCGGCGCGCTGGTCTGCAGCGTGCCGCTGCTGGACATGAAGCGCTACCACCTGCTGCTCGCGGGCGCCTCGTGGATGGCCGAATACGGCGACCCGGACAACCCGCAGGACTGGGCGTTCATCTCCGAATATTCGCCCTACCAGAACATTTCGGCGACCCGCCACTACCCGCCGGTGCTGATGACCACGTCCACCCGCGACGACCGGGTGCATCCGGGCCATGCCCGCAAGATGACGGCGGCCCTCGAGGCCGCCGGGCACCCGGTGTACTACTACGAGAACATCGAGGGCGGGCACGCCGGCGCGGCGGACAACCAGCAGGTCGCCTTCAAGTCGGCGCTGACCTATTCGTTCCTGTGGCGGATGCTGGGCCGCCCCGCTTCCGGCCCATAG
- the exaC gene encoding acetaldehyde dehydrogenase ExaC: MTVFARPGSAGALMSYESRYDNFIGGQWVRPAQGRYFENPTPVTGQPFCEVARSDEADVEKALDAAHGAAPAWGKTPPAERAAVLNKIADRIEENKAALAVAEVWDNGKPIREALGADITLAVDHFRYFAGAIRAQEGSLSQIDEDTVAYHFHEPLGVVGQIIPWNFPILMATWKLAPALAAGNAVVLKPAEQTPVSVLYLMSLIGDLLPAGVVNVVNGFGAEAGKPLASSNRIAKIAFTGETTTGRLIMQYASQNLIPVTLELGGKSPNIFFSDVLAKADDYQDKALEGFTMFALNQGEVCTCPSRSLIQSDIYDEFLELAAIRTKAVRQGDPLDTETMLGSQASNDQLEKVLSYIEIGKDEGATIVTGGERAELGGDLSGGYYMQPTIFAGNNKMRIFQEEIFGPVVAVTSFSDYDDAISIANDTLYGLGAGVWSRDGNTAYRAGRDIQAGRVWVNCYHAYPAHAAFGGYKQSGIGRENHKMMLDHYQQTKNLMVSYSEKAQGFF, from the coding sequence ATGACTGTTTTCGCACGTCCAGGTTCCGCTGGGGCGCTGATGTCGTACGAGTCGCGCTACGACAACTTCATCGGGGGTCAGTGGGTCCGGCCCGCGCAGGGCCGCTACTTCGAGAACCCGACCCCCGTCACCGGCCAGCCGTTCTGCGAGGTGGCCCGCTCCGACGAGGCCGACGTCGAAAAGGCGCTCGACGCCGCCCACGGGGCGGCTCCGGCGTGGGGCAAGACCCCCCCGGCCGAGCGCGCGGCGGTTTTGAACAAGATCGCCGACCGGATCGAGGAGAACAAGGCCGCGCTGGCGGTCGCCGAGGTGTGGGACAACGGCAAACCGATCCGCGAGGCGCTGGGCGCCGACATCACGCTGGCGGTCGACCATTTCCGCTACTTCGCCGGGGCGATCCGCGCGCAGGAGGGTTCGCTGTCCCAGATCGACGAGGACACCGTCGCCTACCACTTCCACGAGCCGCTCGGCGTGGTCGGGCAGATCATCCCGTGGAACTTCCCGATCCTGATGGCCACCTGGAAGCTGGCTCCCGCGCTGGCGGCCGGCAACGCGGTGGTGCTCAAACCCGCCGAGCAGACGCCGGTCTCGGTGCTCTACCTGATGTCGCTGATCGGTGACCTGTTGCCGGCGGGGGTGGTCAACGTCGTCAACGGGTTCGGCGCCGAGGCGGGCAAGCCGCTGGCGTCGAGCAACCGGATCGCCAAGATCGCCTTCACCGGGGAGACCACCACCGGGCGGCTGATCATGCAGTACGCCTCCCAGAATCTGATCCCGGTCACCCTGGAGCTGGGCGGCAAGAGCCCCAACATCTTCTTCTCCGACGTGCTGGCCAAGGCCGACGACTACCAGGACAAGGCGCTGGAGGGCTTCACCATGTTCGCCCTCAACCAGGGCGAGGTGTGCACCTGCCCGTCGCGCAGCCTGATTCAGTCCGACATCTACGACGAGTTCCTCGAGCTGGCCGCGATCCGCACCAAGGCGGTGCGCCAGGGCGATCCGCTGGACACCGAGACCATGCTGGGTTCGCAGGCGTCCAACGATCAGCTGGAAAAGGTGTTGTCCTACATCGAGATCGGCAAGGACGAGGGCGCCACGATCGTCACCGGTGGCGAACGCGCCGAACTGGGCGGCGACCTGTCCGGTGGCTACTACATGCAGCCGACGATCTTCGCCGGCAACAACAAGATGCGGATCTTCCAGGAGGAGATCTTCGGCCCGGTGGTGGCGGTGACGTCGTTCTCCGACTACGACGACGCGATCTCCATCGCCAACGACACCCTCTACGGGCTGGGCGCGGGCGTGTGGAGCCGCGACGGCAACACCGCCTACCGGGCGGGCCGCGACATCCAGGCCGGCCGGGTGTGGGTGAACTGCTACCACGCGTATCCCGCGCACGCCGCGTTCGGCGGTTACAAGCAGTCCGGCATCGGCCGGGAGAACCACAAGATGATGCTCGACCACTACCAGCAGACCAAGAACCTGATGGTGTCCTACTCCGAGAAGGCGCAGGGGTTCTTCTAG
- a CDS encoding DUF779 domain-containing protein codes for MGSGPPSGVVITAGAAELLARLQDRHGPVMFHQSGGCCDGSSPMCFPRGDFLVGDRDVLLGVLDVGDGVPVWISGPQYQTWKHTQLVIDVVPGRGGGFSLEAPEGVRFLARGRVFTDDEQAELRGTPVITGADYERGERPCARGQVVTDAALRTCPPAR; via the coding sequence ATGGGTTCCGGGCCTCCTTCAGGAGTTGTCATCACCGCCGGCGCCGCGGAACTGCTGGCGCGCCTGCAGGACCGCCACGGCCCGGTGATGTTCCACCAGTCCGGCGGTTGCTGCGACGGGTCGTCGCCGATGTGCTTCCCGCGCGGGGATTTCCTGGTGGGTGACCGCGACGTGCTGCTGGGCGTGCTCGACGTCGGCGACGGGGTGCCGGTGTGGATTTCGGGCCCGCAATACCAGACCTGGAAGCACACGCAGCTGGTCATCGACGTGGTCCCGGGCCGCGGCGGTGGATTCAGCCTGGAGGCGCCCGAAGGGGTGCGGTTCCTGGCCCGCGGCCGCGTCTTCACCGACGACGAACAGGCCGAGCTGCGGGGGACGCCGGTCATCACCGGCGCCGATTACGAACGGGGCGAACGCCCTTGCGCGCGCGGTCAGGTGGTGACCGACGCGGCGTTGCGCACGTGCCCCCCGGCCCGGTGA
- a CDS encoding putative holin, translated as MIPLPRPRLLAAAMLIGAAAGLLAGVGFAGTAHGSVRPAFALASVVGIPTAAGLVTILFSGRRWVTMLGAFMLSLASGWFGVLVALQVTSHG; from the coding sequence GTGATCCCCCTTCCGCGCCCGCGGTTGCTGGCCGCGGCCATGCTGATCGGCGCCGCGGCCGGGTTGCTGGCCGGGGTGGGATTCGCCGGGACGGCCCACGGGAGCGTGCGCCCGGCCTTCGCGCTCGCGTCGGTGGTCGGGATTCCCACCGCGGCCGGGCTGGTGACGATCCTGTTCTCCGGACGTCGGTGGGTAACGATGCTGGGCGCGTTCATGCTGTCGTTGGCGTCCGGCTGGTTCGGTGTGCTCGTCGCCCTCCAGGTGACCTCCCATGGCTGA
- the lpdA gene encoding dihydrolipoyl dehydrogenase, whose product MTHFDVVVLGAGPGGYVAAIRAAQLGLNTAVVEPKYWGGVCLNVGCIPSKALLRNAELVQIFTKEAKTFGMNGEATFDYGAAFDRSRKVAEGRVAGVHFLMKKNKITEINGYGRFTDANTLSVDLNDGGTETVTFDNAIIATGSSTRLVPGTSLSANVVTYEEQILSRELPESIVIAGAGAIGMEFGYVLKNYGVDVTIVEFLPRALPNEDADVSKEIEKQFKKLGIKILTGTKVESITDNGSEVTVAVSKDGDSQELKAAKVLQAIGFAPNVEGYGLEKTGVALTDRKAIGINDYMITSVPHIYAIGDVTGKLMLAHVAEAMGVVAAETIAGAETLALGDYRMLPRATFCQPQVASFGLTEQQARDEGHDVVVAKFPFTANGKAHGLGDPSGFAKLIADAKHLELLGGHLIGHDVSELLPELTLAQKWDLTATELARNVHTHPTMSEALQECFHGLVGHMINF is encoded by the coding sequence GTGACCCATTTTGACGTCGTCGTCCTCGGGGCCGGTCCCGGCGGATATGTCGCAGCAATTCGCGCCGCACAGCTCGGCCTGAACACCGCAGTCGTCGAGCCCAAGTACTGGGGCGGAGTCTGCCTCAACGTCGGCTGCATCCCGTCCAAGGCGCTGCTCCGCAACGCCGAGCTGGTGCAGATCTTCACCAAAGAGGCCAAGACGTTCGGGATGAACGGCGAGGCGACCTTCGATTACGGCGCCGCCTTCGACCGCAGCCGCAAGGTGGCCGAGGGCCGGGTCGCGGGCGTGCACTTCTTGATGAAGAAGAACAAGATCACCGAGATCAACGGCTACGGCAGATTCACCGACGCCAACACGTTGTCCGTGGACCTCAACGACGGCGGGACCGAGACCGTCACGTTCGACAACGCCATCATCGCCACCGGCAGCAGCACCCGGCTGGTGCCCGGGACGTCGCTGTCGGCCAACGTGGTCACCTACGAAGAGCAGATACTGTCCCGCGAGCTGCCCGAATCGATCGTCATCGCCGGCGCCGGCGCGATCGGCATGGAGTTCGGCTACGTCCTGAAGAACTACGGCGTCGACGTGACCATCGTGGAGTTCCTGCCGCGCGCGCTGCCCAACGAGGACGCCGACGTCTCCAAGGAGATCGAGAAGCAGTTCAAGAAGCTGGGCATCAAGATCCTCACCGGAACCAAGGTCGAGTCCATCACCGACAACGGCTCCGAGGTCACCGTCGCCGTCAGCAAGGACGGCGACTCCCAAGAACTCAAGGCCGCGAAAGTGTTGCAGGCCATCGGTTTCGCGCCCAACGTCGAGGGCTATGGCCTGGAGAAGACCGGTGTGGCGCTCACCGACCGCAAGGCGATCGGGATCAACGACTACATGATCACCAGCGTGCCGCACATCTACGCCATCGGTGACGTGACCGGGAAGCTGATGCTCGCCCACGTGGCCGAGGCGATGGGGGTGGTGGCGGCCGAAACCATCGCCGGGGCAGAGACTTTGGCCCTGGGCGACTACCGGATGCTGCCGCGTGCGACGTTCTGCCAGCCCCAGGTGGCCAGCTTCGGGCTGACCGAGCAGCAGGCCCGCGACGAGGGCCACGACGTCGTGGTGGCCAAGTTCCCGTTCACCGCCAACGGCAAGGCGCACGGCCTGGGTGACCCCAGCGGCTTCGCGAAGCTGATCGCCGACGCGAAGCACCTCGAACTGCTGGGCGGCCACCTGATCGGCCACGACGTGTCCGAGCTGCTGCCCGAGCTGACGCTGGCGCAGAAGTGGGATTTGACCGCCACCGAGCTGGCGCGCAACGTGCACACCCACCCGACCATGTCCGAGGCGCTGCAGGAGTGCTTCCACGGCCTGGTCGGCCACATGATCAACTTCTGA
- a CDS encoding carboxymuconolactone decarboxylase family protein, which translates to MSTVGRIPSGRFRELGPINWVLAKLAARTVRAPEMHLFTTLGQHRLLFLAWSVYSGRVLRGRLPAVDTELVILRVAHVRACEYELQHHRRMAAKQGLNADLQAAIFAWPERLDRVEARLTVRQQALLAATDEFIKDRTITDATWRQLAEHLDRRQLIEFCLLASQYDGLAATMAALDIPLDNPR; encoded by the coding sequence GTGAGCACCGTCGGCCGCATCCCGTCGGGGCGGTTCCGCGAATTGGGCCCGATCAACTGGGTGCTGGCGAAGTTGGCCGCGCGCACGGTCCGGGCTCCCGAGATGCACCTGTTCACCACGCTGGGCCAGCACCGGTTGCTGTTCTTGGCGTGGAGCGTGTACAGCGGGCGCGTGCTGCGCGGTCGGCTCCCGGCGGTCGACACCGAGCTGGTGATCCTGCGGGTGGCGCATGTGCGCGCCTGCGAATACGAGCTGCAACACCATCGCCGGATGGCCGCCAAGCAGGGCCTGAACGCGGACCTGCAGGCCGCGATCTTCGCGTGGCCCGAGCGGCTGGACCGTGTCGAGGCGCGCCTGACCGTCCGGCAGCAGGCGCTGCTGGCGGCGACGGACGAGTTCATCAAGGACCGCACCATCACCGACGCCACCTGGCGGCAGCTCGCCGAACACCTCGACCGGCGTCAGCTGATCGAATTCTGCTTGCTGGCAAGCCAATACGACGGGCTCGCCGCGACGATGGCGGCACTGGACATCCCGCTGGACAACCCGCGCTAG
- the ramB gene encoding acetate metabolism transcriptional regulator RamB, with translation MSKTFVGSRVRQLRNERGFSQAALAQMLEISPSYLNQIEHDVRPLTVAVLLRITEVFGVDATFFAPQDDTRLVAELREVTMDRDLDIDVDPTEVAEMVGAHPTLARAVVNLHRRYRITTAQLAAATEERYTDGSGTGSITMPHEEVRDYFYQRQNYLHELDTAAEDLTIQMRMHHGDLARELNRRLTEVHGVHINRRIDLGDTVLHRYDPGTKTLEISNHLSLGQQVFKMAAELAYLEYGDLIDHLVEEGKFTSDESHTLARLGLANYFAAAAVLPYRQFHDVAENFRYDVERLSSFYSVSYETIAHRLSTLQRPSMRGVPFSFVRVDRAGNMSKRQSATGFHFSSSGGTCPLWNVYETFANPGKILVQIAQMPDGRNYMWVARTVERRAARYGQPGKTFAIGLGCELRQAHRLVYSEGLDLSGDIATPIGAGCRVCERDNCPQRAFPALGRALDLDEHRSTVSPYLVKQP, from the coding sequence GTGTCCAAGACCTTCGTGGGCTCACGGGTCCGCCAGTTGCGCAACGAGCGCGGGTTCTCCCAGGCCGCCCTGGCCCAGATGCTCGAGATCTCCCCGAGTTACCTCAACCAGATCGAGCACGACGTCCGCCCCCTGACGGTGGCGGTGTTGCTGCGGATCACCGAGGTGTTCGGCGTGGACGCGACCTTTTTCGCCCCCCAGGACGACACCCGGCTGGTCGCCGAGCTGCGTGAGGTGACCATGGACCGCGACCTGGACATCGACGTCGACCCGACCGAGGTGGCCGAGATGGTCGGCGCCCACCCCACGCTGGCCCGCGCGGTGGTCAACCTGCACCGGCGCTATCGGATCACCACCGCGCAGCTGGCCGCCGCCACCGAGGAGCGGTACACGGACGGCAGCGGCACCGGCTCGATCACCATGCCGCACGAGGAGGTGCGCGACTACTTCTACCAGCGCCAGAACTACCTGCACGAGCTGGACACCGCCGCCGAGGACCTGACGATCCAGATGCGGATGCACCACGGCGACCTGGCCCGCGAGCTGAATCGCCGGCTGACCGAGGTGCACGGGGTGCACATCAACAGGCGCATCGATCTCGGCGACACGGTGCTGCACCGGTACGACCCCGGAACCAAAACGCTGGAGATCAGCAACCACCTGTCGCTGGGTCAGCAGGTCTTCAAGATGGCCGCCGAGCTCGCCTATCTCGAGTACGGCGACCTCATCGATCACCTGGTGGAGGAGGGCAAGTTCACCAGCGACGAGTCGCACACGTTGGCCCGCCTCGGGCTGGCCAACTACTTCGCCGCGGCGGCGGTGCTGCCCTACCGCCAATTCCACGACGTCGCGGAGAACTTCCGCTACGACGTGGAGCGATTGTCGTCGTTCTACTCGGTGAGCTACGAGACCATCGCGCACCGGCTTTCGACGCTGCAACGGCCGTCGATGCGCGGCGTGCCGTTCTCCTTCGTCCGGGTCGACCGGGCGGGCAACATGTCAAAACGCCAGTCCGCCACCGGTTTTCACTTCTCCTCCAGCGGCGGCACCTGCCCGCTGTGGAACGTGTACGAAACGTTCGCCAACCCGGGCAAGATACTCGTCCAGATCGCCCAGATGCCCGACGGCCGCAACTACATGTGGGTGGCCCGGACCGTGGAGCGCCGCGCCGCCCGGTATGGTCAGCCGGGTAAAACCTTCGCGATCGGGCTGGGCTGCGAGCTTCGCCAGGCGCACCGGCTCGTCTACTCGGAAGGACTCGACTTGTCGGGTGATATCGCCACCCCGATCGGCGCGGGCTGCCGGGTCTGCGAACGCGACAACTGCCCGCAGCGGGCGTTCCCGGCCTTGGGGCGCGCGCTGGATCTGGACGAGCACCGCAGCACGGTGTCCCCGTATCTGGTGAAGCAACCGTGA
- a CDS encoding acyl-[acyl-carrier-protein] thioesterase, with protein MSLDKELMPVPDGHPDVFDREWPLRVADIDRTGRLRLDAAARHIQDIGQDQLREMGFEETHPLWIVRRTMVDLIRPIEFQDMLRCRRWCSGTSNRWCEMRVRVDGRKGGLIESEAFWININRETQMPSRISDDFLAGLHKTTSVDRLRWKAYLKPGSRDDAVEIHEFPVRVTDIDLFDHMNNSVYWSVIEDYLASHLALMARPLRITIEHEAPVALGDKLEIISHIHPAGSTEQFGPGLTDRPVTTLTYAVGDETKAVAALFNR; from the coding sequence GTGAGCCTGGACAAAGAACTGATGCCGGTTCCCGACGGCCACCCCGATGTGTTCGATCGCGAATGGCCGCTGCGCGTGGCCGACATCGACCGCACGGGCCGGCTGCGGCTGGACGCGGCCGCGCGGCACATCCAGGACATCGGCCAGGACCAGCTGCGCGAGATGGGTTTCGAGGAGACGCACCCCCTGTGGATCGTCCGGCGCACCATGGTCGACCTGATCCGCCCGATCGAATTCCAGGACATGCTGCGGTGCCGGCGCTGGTGTTCGGGCACCTCCAACCGGTGGTGCGAGATGCGGGTCCGCGTCGACGGCCGCAAGGGGGGGCTGATCGAGTCCGAGGCGTTCTGGATCAACATCAACCGGGAGACCCAGATGCCGTCGCGCATCTCCGACGACTTCCTGGCGGGGCTGCACAAGACGACGTCCGTCGACCGGCTGCGGTGGAAGGCCTACCTGAAGCCGGGCAGCCGCGACGATGCGGTCGAGATCCACGAGTTTCCCGTCCGCGTCACCGATATCGACTTGTTCGACCACATGAACAACTCGGTGTACTGGAGCGTGATCGAGGACTACCTGGCGTCTCACCTGGCGCTGATGGCGCGGCCGCTGCGCATCACCATCGAGCACGAGGCGCCGGTGGCGCTGGGCGACAAGCTGGAGATCATCTCGCACATCCATCCGGCCGGCTCGACCGAACAGTTCGGACCCGGGCTCACGGATCGGCCTGTTACAACGCTCACATATGCGGTCGGCGACGAGACCAAAGCGGTCGCCGCCCTGTTCAATCGCTAA
- the aceA gene encoding isocitrate lyase, which translates to MSAVGTPKSAEEIQKDWDTNPRWKDVSRTYTATDVVALQGSVVEEHTLARRGAEVLWEQLHDLEYINALGALTGNMAVQQVRAGLKAIYLSGWQVAGDANLSGHTYPDQSLYPANSVPQVIRRINNALLRADEIARVEGDTSVENWLAPIVADGEAGFGGALNVYELQKAMIAAGVAGSHWEDQLASEKKCGHLGGKVLIPTQQHIRTLTSARLAADVAGVPTVVIARTDAEAATLITSDVDERDQPFITGERTKEGFYRVKNGLEPCIARAKAYAPYSDLIWMETGTPDLELAAKFAEGVKSEFPDQMLAYNCSPSFNWKKHLDDSTIAKFQKELGAMGFKFQFITLAGFHALNYSMFDLAYGYARNQMTAYVELQEREFAAEERGYTATKHQREVGAGYFDRIATTVDPTSSTTALTGSTEEGQFH; encoded by the coding sequence ATGTCTGCCGTTGGCACCCCCAAGAGCGCCGAAGAGATCCAGAAGGACTGGGACACCAACCCGCGTTGGAAGGACGTCAGCCGTACCTACACCGCCACGGACGTCGTCGCCCTGCAGGGCAGCGTCGTCGAGGAGCACACGCTGGCCCGCCGCGGCGCCGAGGTGCTCTGGGAGCAGCTGCACGACCTGGAGTACATCAACGCCCTCGGTGCCCTGACCGGCAACATGGCCGTGCAGCAGGTGCGCGCCGGCCTGAAGGCCATCTACCTGTCCGGGTGGCAGGTCGCCGGTGACGCCAACCTGTCCGGCCACACCTACCCCGACCAGAGCCTGTACCCGGCCAACTCGGTGCCGCAGGTCATCCGTCGTATCAACAACGCGCTGCTGCGCGCCGACGAGATCGCCCGGGTCGAGGGCGACACCTCGGTGGAGAACTGGCTGGCGCCGATCGTCGCCGACGGCGAGGCCGGCTTCGGTGGCGCGCTGAACGTGTACGAGCTTCAGAAGGCAATGATCGCCGCAGGCGTCGCGGGGTCGCACTGGGAAGATCAGCTGGCTTCGGAGAAGAAGTGCGGCCACCTCGGTGGCAAGGTGCTGATCCCGACTCAGCAGCACATCCGCACCCTGACCTCGGCGCGTCTGGCCGCCGACGTCGCCGGCGTGCCGACGGTCGTGATCGCCCGAACCGACGCCGAGGCGGCCACCCTGATCACCTCCGACGTCGACGAGCGCGACCAGCCGTTCATCACCGGTGAGCGGACCAAGGAAGGCTTCTACCGCGTCAAGAACGGCCTCGAGCCGTGCATCGCTCGGGCCAAGGCCTACGCGCCGTACTCCGACCTGATCTGGATGGAGACCGGAACCCCGGACCTCGAGCTCGCGGCCAAGTTCGCCGAGGGCGTCAAGTCCGAGTTCCCCGACCAGATGCTGGCCTACAACTGCTCGCCTTCCTTCAACTGGAAGAAGCACCTGGACGACTCCACCATCGCGAAGTTCCAAAAAGAGCTCGGCGCAATGGGATTCAAGTTCCAGTTCATCACGCTGGCCGGCTTCCACGCGCTGAACTACTCGATGTTCGATCTGGCCTACGGCTACGCCCGCAACCAGATGACCGCGTACGTGGAGCTGCAGGAGCGCGAGTTCGCCGCCGAGGAGCGCGGTTACACCGCGACCAAGCACCAGCGCGAGGTCGGTGCGGGTTACTTCGACCGCATCGCGACCACGGTTGACCCCACCTCGTCGACCACCGCGCTGACCGGCTCGACCGAAGAGGGTCAGTTCCACTGA
- a CDS encoding 3-hydroxybutyryl-CoA dehydrogenase: MSDAAIQRVGVVGAGQMGSGIAEVSVRAGVDVTVFETTEALITAGRNRIVKSLERGVSAGKVTERERDRALSKLTFTTDLKDLADRQLVIEAIVEDEAVKAEIFAELDRAIGDPDAVLASNTSSIPIMKIAAATKNPQRVLGLHFFNPVPVLPLVELVSTLVTDEAAAARTEEFASAVLGKQVVRCSDRSGFVVNALLVPYLLSAIRMVEAGFATIEDVDKAVVAGLSHPMGPLRLSDLVGLDTLKLIADKMFEEFKEPQYGPPPLLLRMVEAGRLGKKTGQGFYTY; encoded by the coding sequence GTGAGCGACGCAGCGATTCAGCGGGTAGGGGTTGTCGGGGCCGGCCAGATGGGGTCGGGCATCGCCGAAGTCTCGGTGCGCGCCGGTGTCGACGTGACGGTGTTCGAGACCACCGAGGCGTTGATCACGGCCGGACGTAACCGCATCGTGAAGTCGCTGGAGCGGGGCGTCAGCGCGGGCAAGGTCACCGAGCGGGAGCGCGACCGCGCGCTGAGCAAGCTCACCTTCACCACCGACCTGAAGGACCTCGCCGACCGGCAACTGGTCATCGAGGCGATCGTCGAGGACGAGGCCGTCAAGGCGGAGATCTTCGCCGAACTGGACCGCGCCATCGGCGATCCGGACGCGGTCCTGGCGTCCAACACTTCCAGCATTCCGATCATGAAGATCGCTGCGGCAACCAAGAATCCGCAGCGGGTGCTGGGCCTGCACTTCTTCAACCCGGTGCCGGTGCTCCCGCTGGTCGAGCTGGTCAGCACGCTGGTCACCGACGAAGCCGCCGCCGCCCGCACCGAGGAATTCGCGAGCGCGGTCCTGGGCAAGCAGGTCGTGCGCTGTTCCGACCGGTCGGGCTTTGTCGTGAACGCGCTGTTGGTTCCCTACCTGCTGTCCGCAATTCGTATGGTGGAGGCCGGTTTTGCCACCATCGAAGATGTCGACAAGGCCGTTGTCGCCGGGCTCTCACACCCGATGGGGCCGCTGCGGCTGTCCGATCTCGTCGGCCTGGACACCCTGAAGCTGATCGCGGACAAGATGTTCGAGGAATTCAAGGAACCGCAGTACGGCCCGCCGCCGCTGCTGTTGCGCATGGTGGAGGCGGGCCGGCTCGGTAAGAAAACGGGTCAGGGCTTTTACACGTACTGA